The proteins below are encoded in one region of Candidatus Atribacteria bacterium ADurb.Bin276:
- the fabG_3 gene encoding 3-oxoacyl-(acyl-carrier-protein) reductase FabG, protein MRLENKIAIVTGAGQGIGKAIAIGLAKEGASVVINDINENNCQEVARIIEQDYHRPSLLAIGDVSLRNTAVKIKEETLKKFNRIDILVNNAGIMISGLVVDYREEDWDRIFAVNAKSVFLMCQEIGRVMVEQQSGKIINVSSIGAKNGDVAQAAYAATKAAVMNFSRALSREFAPLGINVNSICPGIVDTPLGQVNLNDPVKKEKFIKMTPKGRISIPEDLAGITAFLASDDADFIVGQAINVDGGILYY, encoded by the coding sequence TTGAGACTCGAAAATAAAATTGCTATAGTAACCGGTGCTGGACAGGGAATAGGAAAAGCTATTGCGATTGGTTTAGCCAAAGAAGGAGCTTCGGTGGTTATTAATGATATAAATGAGAATAATTGCCAAGAAGTGGCTCGAATCATAGAACAAGACTACCACCGTCCCAGTTTGTTGGCTATTGGAGATGTCAGTTTACGAAATACTGCAGTGAAAATAAAAGAAGAAACCCTAAAAAAATTTAATCGAATTGATATTCTAGTCAATAATGCTGGGATTATGATATCCGGATTAGTGGTCGACTATAGAGAGGAGGACTGGGATAGGATTTTTGCTGTAAATGCAAAGAGTGTATTCTTAATGTGTCAAGAAATCGGTCGAGTTATGGTAGAACAGCAATCGGGGAAAATTATTAACGTTTCTTCTATAGGTGCAAAAAATGGAGATGTTGCCCAAGCTGCCTATGCTGCAACCAAAGCAGCTGTGATGAACTTTTCCCGGGCACTATCAAGAGAATTTGCGCCCTTGGGAATCAACGTTAACTCTATTTGCCCAGGTATTGTGGATACTCCATTAGGTCAGGTTAATTTAAATGATCCGGTCAAGAAAGAGAAATTCATCAAAATGACTCCTAAGGGAAGGATTAGTATTCCAGAAGATTTAGCTGGTATTACTGCTTTTCTGGCCAGCGATGATGCCGATTTTATTGTGGGACAGGCAATCAATGTTGATGGAGGAATCTTATATTATTAA